In Dioscorea cayenensis subsp. rotundata cultivar TDr96_F1 chromosome 9, TDr96_F1_v2_PseudoChromosome.rev07_lg8_w22 25.fasta, whole genome shotgun sequence, a genomic segment contains:
- the LOC120268748 gene encoding uncharacterized protein LOC120268748 codes for MEATPLSSSLWFSNPKCPPSIHSSPFSTAFPFQPLIHASPSLQLQALCLKSSQRNHLYHPHHLSSSQGRRGLAVRSSASEIPSVDDSTKWLFEPVGNGDSRHIGYRVPLPGAFEVVSDVVTIGRVPEKADIVIPIATVSGVHAKLKKKEGTLLITDLDSTNGTYINDMRLRPGAVTTVSPGSLITFGDTNLAIFRVSKKVIEHKENTSITDESEIEAEADGQENNAEA; via the exons ATGGAAGCAACTCCATTGTCATCTTCTCTCTGGTTCTCCAACCCAAAATGTCCTCCTTCCATCCATTCCTCTCCATTTTCTACTGCTTTTCCCTTCCAACCTCTCATCCATGCCTCACCTTCCCTTCAACTCCAGGCCCTCTGCCTCAAGAGCTCACAAAGGAACCACCTttatcatcctcatcatctcaGTTCAAGTCAGGGGAGGAGAGGACTTGCTGTTAGGTCTTCTGCTAGTGAGATCCCTTCAGTTGATGACTCAACAAAGTGGCTTTTTGAGCCTGTAG GGAATGGTGATTCACGGCATATTGGTTACCGAGTTCCTCTGCCAGGTGCATTCGAAGTCGTTTCT GATGTAGTGACTATAGGCAGGGTTCCTGAGAAAGCAGATATCGTGATTCCTATTGCTACAG TATCCGGTGTACACGCGAAGCTCAAGAAGAAGGAAGGAACATTGCTGATAACAGACTTGGACAGTACTAATGGAACATACATCAACGACATGAGGCTTAGGCCCGGCGCTGTCACGACAGTGTCACCGGGGAGTTTAATAACATTCG GTGACACAAATTTGGCTATTTTTCGAGTTTCAAAGAAAGTCATAGAACACAAGGAAAACACAAGCATAACTGATGAATCTGAAATCGAAGCAGAGGCTGATGGACAGGAAAACAATGCGGAAGCTTGA